One genomic window of Halovivax cerinus includes the following:
- a CDS encoding UbiA family prenyltransferase — MAVSRHGSGVRADIRAYASQVHPVFMLPPVAASLFGAVLTTDFELVPAAVHAVAIFAAVYTAHVKDGYVDYHVRGEDDDHPLTVAGCRFGLVGATTLFAGATLVLAVDVTLLAAVLTLPTWVIAYLHAPQLDVHPIGATMGYPAGIGVAILGGYASQTGAVSTLAMAFAFVFVLVLTGIKIVDDTTDVAYDRTIRKRTVAVVLGPDRAVALAYAVISVGLAICLAFALVGLFPPGSVAAVLSLALVAIAAHRAPPKLATMLLIRGSYVFLAVLVAAVWFEPLASVL; from the coding sequence ATGGCCGTCTCCCGCCACGGTTCGGGCGTCCGAGCCGACATCCGGGCGTACGCGTCGCAGGTTCACCCGGTGTTCATGCTGCCGCCGGTCGCGGCGTCGCTGTTCGGCGCCGTCCTCACGACCGATTTCGAGCTCGTCCCGGCTGCGGTGCACGCCGTGGCGATCTTCGCGGCGGTCTACACGGCGCACGTCAAGGACGGCTACGTCGACTACCACGTCCGAGGCGAGGACGACGATCACCCGCTCACCGTCGCCGGCTGCCGGTTCGGCCTCGTCGGGGCGACGACGCTCTTCGCGGGTGCCACGCTCGTCCTCGCCGTCGACGTCACCCTCCTCGCCGCCGTCCTGACCCTGCCGACCTGGGTGATCGCGTACCTCCACGCGCCGCAGTTAGACGTCCACCCGATCGGGGCGACGATGGGCTACCCCGCGGGAATCGGGGTGGCGATCCTGGGCGGGTACGCGTCCCAGACCGGTGCGGTTTCGACGCTCGCGATGGCGTTCGCGTTCGTCTTCGTACTCGTACTGACGGGGATCAAGATCGTCGACGACACGACCGACGTGGCCTACGATCGAACCATCCGAAAGCGCACGGTTGCGGTGGTTCTGGGACCCGATCGGGCCGTCGCCCTGGCGTACGCGGTGATCAGCGTCGGCCTCGCGATCTGCCTCGCGTTCGCACTCGTTGGACTGTTCCCGCCGGGGAGCGTCGCTGCCGTCCTCTCCCTCGCGCTGGTCGCGATCGCCGCCCATCGGGCACCGCCGAAACTCGCCACGATGTTACTGATTCGTGGCTCGTACGTCTTTCTCGCCGTCCTCGTCGCGGCAGTCTGGTTCGAACCGCTCGCGAGCGTCCTGTGA
- a CDS encoding translation initiation factor eIF-1A: protein MSEESGRRNLRMPSNDEVFAVVTDHLGGNHVQLQCADGVERLGRIPGRMKYRTWIEEDDVVVAEPWDWQDEKATIEWRYTSQDATQLRREGHID, encoded by the coding sequence ATGAGTGAAGAATCCGGGCGGCGGAACCTCCGCATGCCCTCGAACGACGAAGTGTTCGCCGTGGTCACCGACCACCTGGGCGGCAACCACGTGCAACTGCAGTGCGCCGACGGCGTCGAACGGCTCGGACGCATCCCCGGTCGCATGAAGTACCGCACCTGGATCGAAGAGGACGACGTCGTCGTCGCCGAACCCTGGGACTGGCAGGACGAGAAGGCGACCATCGAGTGGCGATACACCAGCCAGGACGCCACGCAGCTGCGCCGCGAAGGCCACATCGACTGA
- a CDS encoding FAD-binding oxidoreductase, translating into MTHDVAFLTDLDLRDEQVSVAEGRRESHAADWGASQLDEGVLPDAVVYPESTADVSVVLAAATDRGVPVTPYAAGTGLEGNAVPAHGGVSLDLTRMDAVVDYRPDDFQIDVQPGVIGSAIDAHVGSDGLFFPPLPSSGDISTIGGMLATDASGMQTVKYGEVADWTLGLEAVLADGTVIRTGSRAVKTSSGYNLTDLLIGSEGTLAVVTEATLELAGRPAQKRGARAIFKTLDAATAAVSDAVRSGVDVARIEVVDGLSARMANAYQGSDLPDAPMVFLEFHANHGVDEEIALCRSIFDEYALDRFETDGDETEMADLWAARRDLAYAVASYDADLDPLHPGDVTVPISAYPEIVRETKRLADEADLLVPCFGHAGDGNLHYSVLVDRSDPDQVERGEELYAAIVERAIELGGTATGEHGIGQGKREYLEPEHGDGAVDVMRSIKRALDPTGTLNPGKIFPESE; encoded by the coding sequence ATGACGCACGACGTCGCGTTTCTCACGGACCTCGACCTCCGGGACGAGCAGGTGTCGGTCGCCGAGGGGCGACGCGAATCCCACGCGGCCGACTGGGGTGCCTCCCAGCTCGACGAGGGTGTGCTCCCGGACGCCGTCGTCTACCCCGAATCGACCGCCGACGTCTCGGTCGTCCTCGCCGCAGCGACCGACCGCGGCGTCCCGGTCACGCCATACGCGGCGGGGACCGGTCTGGAGGGGAACGCGGTGCCGGCCCACGGCGGTGTCAGTCTCGACCTGACGCGGATGGACGCGGTCGTCGACTACCGGCCGGACGACTTCCAGATCGACGTTCAGCCGGGAGTTATCGGCTCGGCGATCGACGCGCACGTCGGAAGCGACGGCCTGTTCTTCCCGCCCCTACCCTCGTCGGGAGACATCTCGACGATCGGCGGCATGCTCGCCACCGACGCGAGCGGCATGCAGACCGTGAAGTACGGCGAAGTGGCCGACTGGACCCTCGGTCTCGAGGCCGTGCTGGCAGACGGGACGGTGATCCGGACCGGCTCGCGAGCGGTGAAGACCTCAAGTGGGTACAACCTGACCGACCTGTTGATCGGTAGCGAGGGGACGCTCGCGGTCGTCACGGAGGCCACCCTGGAACTGGCCGGACGACCGGCACAGAAACGCGGGGCGCGTGCCATCTTCAAGACGCTCGACGCGGCGACCGCGGCCGTCTCCGACGCCGTCCGCTCTGGTGTCGACGTCGCCCGCATCGAAGTCGTCGACGGGCTGAGTGCCCGGATGGCGAACGCGTACCAGGGGAGTGACCTTCCGGACGCGCCCATGGTCTTCCTCGAGTTTCACGCGAACCACGGCGTCGACGAGGAGATCGCCCTCTGCCGGTCCATCTTCGACGAATACGCCCTCGATCGCTTCGAGACGGACGGGGACGAAACCGAGATGGCGGACCTCTGGGCGGCGCGACGTGACCTCGCCTACGCCGTCGCGAGCTACGACGCCGATCTGGATCCGCTCCACCCGGGCGACGTGACGGTCCCGATCAGCGCCTATCCCGAGATCGTCCGCGAGACGAAGCGGTTGGCCGACGAGGCCGACCTGCTCGTCCCCTGCTTCGGCCACGCCGGCGACGGTAATCTCCACTACAGCGTTCTCGTCGACCGGTCCGACCCCGACCAGGTCGAGCGCGGCGAGGAACTGTACGCCGCGATCGTCGAGCGCGCGATCGAACTGGGCGGGACAGCCACGGGCGAACACGGCATCGGTCAGGGAAAACGCGAGTATCTCGAACCGGAACACGGCGACGGTGCCGTCGACGTTATGCGATCGATCAAACGCGCGCTGGACCCAACTGGTACGCTGAACCCTGGCAAGATCTTTCCGGAGTCGGAGTAA
- a CDS encoding thiamine pyrophosphate-binding protein, with protein MTMDTGADLFVDALERYGVEYVFGNPGTTELPVIDALGESDVEYVLGLHEDVAVGMAGGYAQTRRYHAHHDPDVLPVGVVNLHIAPGLAHGLGNLYAAKMVGAPLVVTAGNHSTDFRHEEPILSGELASMADQFCKWSDEVLDVDALPTMLRRAFRVALEPPTGPVFLGLPLDVTMAETDDEPERLGRIPTAGPGDPDAIERAADALVEADNPIVVVGDHVARAGVDAVQAAVDLAEASGARVHGEILSSEVNFPTDHPQWISHVPPDEDLASTLLSAETILFAGCSTNTTLTRHEEPLVPDHATCLHVSDAVWEVGKNQPADVAVVGDPGQALAAVADRVAERLPEAVREERLEYVDAVSEMVEAQMATMTSDEQPDDPRASKAQLVDAMERVAGDAFVVDEGVTSKYAMLTRWSFEPEQYISNKGGGLGYGLSAAVGAAIAETDRDDPRDVVGFVGDGSYLYYPHAMYSAARYDLDLTVVVSDNRNYRILKNNTLDLMGGEEADYEFPGMDFDPPVDLVANAESHGARGTLVETPEEIEPALRDALARDGPDVLDVLVHD; from the coding sequence ATGACGATGGACACCGGCGCCGACCTCTTCGTCGACGCCCTCGAACGCTACGGCGTCGAGTACGTCTTCGGCAACCCCGGAACGACGGAGTTACCGGTCATCGACGCGCTCGGCGAGAGCGACGTCGAGTACGTCCTCGGGCTCCACGAGGACGTCGCGGTCGGGATGGCCGGGGGATACGCCCAGACGCGCCGCTACCACGCACACCACGACCCAGACGTCCTGCCCGTCGGCGTGGTGAACCTCCACATCGCTCCGGGGCTCGCCCACGGACTCGGGAACCTGTACGCGGCGAAGATGGTCGGCGCGCCGCTGGTCGTCACGGCAGGCAACCACAGCACGGACTTCCGCCACGAGGAGCCGATCCTCTCCGGCGAACTCGCCTCGATGGCCGACCAGTTCTGCAAGTGGTCAGACGAGGTGTTAGACGTGGACGCGCTGCCGACGATGCTCCGACGGGCGTTCCGCGTCGCGCTCGAACCGCCGACGGGCCCCGTCTTCCTCGGTCTCCCGCTCGACGTGACGATGGCCGAGACAGACGACGAGCCAGAGCGCCTCGGGCGGATCCCGACCGCGGGGCCCGGCGATCCGGACGCGATCGAGCGGGCAGCGGACGCGCTCGTCGAGGCCGACAATCCGATCGTCGTCGTCGGCGATCACGTCGCCCGCGCGGGCGTCGACGCCGTCCAGGCCGCGGTCGATCTGGCCGAGGCGTCGGGTGCCCGCGTCCACGGCGAGATCCTCTCCTCCGAGGTGAACTTCCCGACCGACCACCCGCAGTGGATCTCGCACGTCCCGCCGGACGAGGACCTCGCTTCCACGCTGCTGTCGGCCGAGACGATCCTGTTCGCGGGCTGTTCGACCAACACCACGCTCACCCGCCACGAAGAGCCGCTCGTCCCCGACCACGCGACCTGTCTGCACGTGAGCGACGCCGTCTGGGAGGTCGGCAAGAACCAGCCGGCCGACGTCGCGGTGGTCGGTGATCCGGGGCAGGCGCTCGCGGCCGTCGCCGATCGCGTCGCTGAGCGACTCCCCGAGGCGGTCCGCGAGGAGCGTCTCGAGTACGTCGACGCCGTCTCCGAGATGGTCGAGGCACAGATGGCGACGATGACGAGCGACGAGCAGCCAGACGACCCCCGCGCCTCGAAGGCCCAACTCGTCGACGCCATGGAACGGGTCGCCGGTGACGCGTTCGTCGTCGACGAGGGCGTCACCTCGAAGTACGCGATGCTCACGCGCTGGTCGTTCGAACCCGAACAGTACATCTCGAACAAGGGAGGTGGACTCGGCTACGGCCTCTCGGCCGCGGTCGGCGCCGCCATCGCCGAAACCGATCGCGACGACCCTCGGGACGTGGTCGGCTTCGTCGGCGACGGCTCGTACCTCTACTACCCACACGCGATGTACAGCGCCGCCCGATACGACCTCGATCTGACCGTCGTCGTCTCGGACAACCGCAACTACCGCATCCTGAAGAACAACACGTTGGACCTCATGGGTGGCGAAGAAGCCGACTACGAATTTCCCGGGATGGACTTCGATCCGCCCGTCGACCTCGTCGCCAACGCCGAGAGTCACGGCGCACGGGGAACGCTCGTCGAGACGCCCGAGGAGATCGAGCCAGCCCTGAGAGACGCGCTCGCTCGCGACGGTCCGGACGTCCTCGACGTGCTCGTCCACGACTGA
- a CDS encoding redox-regulated ATPase YchF, whose amino-acid sequence MLSIALAGKPNAGKSTFYTAATMADVDVANYPFTTIDANRGVSYVRTECPCLEREERCNADNCEDGKRYVPVELIDVAGLVPGAHEGKGLGNQFLDALTNADVIVNVVDASGGTTEKGEPVDVGTHDPLEDIDFVEEEMDLWLAGIVDRNWEGVERASRSPDFDLDDELAEMLSGFGAGPTEIATILRDLEYPDDPIQWDDAHRENLAREVRATTKPIVVAANKIDIAPQENVERLLDLDKPVIPTTAEGELALRRAAENDLVDYDPGDETIEIGEGVSDAQRDALEELADTMAEWGGTGVQAAFDYAIYELLDHLTAYPVEDASKWSDGSGNVLPDAFLLPRGSTPVDLAYAVHSDIGDGYLHAVDARSSREISDEYELEEGDVIKIVSTA is encoded by the coding sequence ATGCTCTCGATCGCGCTTGCCGGGAAGCCGAACGCCGGCAAGTCGACGTTCTACACGGCGGCGACGATGGCCGACGTGGACGTGGCCAACTACCCGTTCACGACCATCGACGCCAACCGAGGGGTGAGCTACGTCCGAACCGAGTGTCCGTGTCTCGAACGCGAGGAGCGCTGTAACGCCGACAACTGCGAGGACGGCAAGCGCTACGTCCCCGTCGAGTTGATCGACGTCGCCGGTCTCGTCCCCGGCGCCCACGAGGGGAAGGGTCTCGGCAACCAGTTCCTCGACGCGCTGACGAACGCGGACGTCATCGTAAACGTCGTCGACGCCTCCGGCGGGACGACCGAGAAAGGCGAACCCGTCGACGTCGGCACGCACGATCCACTCGAAGACATCGACTTCGTCGAGGAAGAGATGGACCTCTGGCTCGCCGGCATCGTCGATCGCAACTGGGAAGGCGTCGAGCGTGCCTCCCGCTCACCCGACTTCGACCTGGACGACGAACTCGCCGAGATGCTCTCGGGCTTCGGTGCCGGCCCCACGGAGATCGCGACGATACTTCGAGACCTCGAGTACCCCGACGACCCGATCCAGTGGGACGACGCACACCGCGAGAATCTGGCCCGCGAGGTCCGCGCGACGACCAAACCGATCGTCGTCGCCGCGAACAAGATCGACATTGCCCCACAGGAGAACGTCGAGCGCCTGCTCGACCTCGATAAACCCGTGATTCCGACGACTGCGGAGGGCGAACTCGCCCTCAGACGGGCCGCCGAGAACGACCTCGTCGACTACGACCCGGGCGACGAGACGATCGAGATCGGCGAGGGCGTCAGCGACGCCCAGCGCGACGCCCTCGAAGAGCTCGCCGACACGATGGCCGAGTGGGGTGGCACGGGCGTCCAGGCCGCATTCGACTACGCAATCTACGAGCTACTCGACCACCTCACCGCCTACCCGGTCGAGGACGCCTCGAAGTGGTCCGACGGGAGCGGCAACGTCCTCCCCGACGCGTTCTTGCTCCCCCGCGGCTCGACGCCGGTCGACCTGGCCTACGCCGTCCACTCCGACATCGGCGACGGCTACCTCCACGCCGTCGACGCCCGCTCCTCGCGCGAGATTTCCGACGAGTACGAACTCGAAGAGGGCGACGTGATCAAGATCGTCTCGACGGCCTGA
- a CDS encoding helix-turn-helix domain-containing GNAT family N-acetyltransferase, giving the protein MAFVDTLEFGHDDRRAIYQYVERHGTATMDELEDELPVDPGGLRHHVAILKRDGYLEADGDHYHVALDAGAEEEYASGEVTFHIRPARQVDLAGVVGAIRQVARERRYIVAESVADEIDHQDALLRHNELESRMFFVATVADEVVGWVHIHAPELDKLSHTAELTVGVIEDYRGHGIGSHLLARGLEWAGSNGYERVYNSVPSTNDVAIEFLAEHGWETEAVREGHYKIDGEYVDEVMMAVSL; this is encoded by the coding sequence ATGGCATTTGTCGACACGCTCGAGTTCGGACACGACGATCGGAGGGCCATCTACCAGTACGTCGAGCGCCACGGGACGGCAACGATGGACGAGCTCGAGGATGAGCTCCCCGTCGATCCCGGCGGGCTCAGACACCACGTCGCGATTCTAAAACGAGACGGCTACCTGGAAGCGGACGGCGATCACTACCACGTCGCGCTCGACGCCGGCGCCGAGGAGGAGTACGCGAGTGGCGAGGTTACCTTCCACATTCGCCCGGCACGCCAGGTCGATCTCGCGGGCGTCGTCGGCGCGATCCGGCAGGTCGCCCGGGAACGGCGCTACATCGTCGCCGAGTCCGTGGCCGACGAGATCGACCACCAGGACGCACTGCTCAGACACAACGAACTCGAATCGCGGATGTTCTTCGTCGCGACCGTCGCCGACGAAGTCGTCGGCTGGGTGCACATCCACGCGCCCGAACTCGACAAGCTGAGTCACACCGCCGAACTCACCGTCGGCGTCATCGAGGACTACCGCGGCCACGGCATCGGCTCGCACCTGCTGGCCAGGGGGCTGGAGTGGGCCGGATCGAACGGCTACGAACGGGTCTACAACAGCGTCCCCTCGACGAACGACGTCGCGATCGAGTTCCTCGCGGAACACGGTTGGGAGACCGAAGCCGTGCGCGAGGGCCACTACAAGATCGACGGCGAGTACGTCGACGAAGTGATGATGGCGGTCAGCCTCTGA
- a CDS encoding DNA-methyltransferase, producing METTHRIVVGDARSLDSIDDESVELVVTSPPYPMIEMWDDLFAELDPAIGSALDEGDGREAFDLMHDQLGRVWDEVERVLVDGGMACINVGDATRSVDDRFRVYQNHARVTADFESRGFDPLPDVLWRKPTNSAAKFMGSGMLAPNAYVTLEHEYVLVFRKGAESRSFEPGADRRYEAAYFWEERNRWFTDLWTDLTGELQTLPDEGERERSAAFPFELPYRLCCMYSVYGDTVLDPFWGTGTTSLAAMCAGRSSVGVELDEGLLDVFAERVASVRSMAADVGRRRLDRHREFVSERRASGESPAYDARHYDFPVTTKQERNLLLYDVESVERATTPAGRRYRLTHEPLSEG from the coding sequence GTGGAGACGACCCACCGAATCGTCGTCGGCGACGCCCGGTCCCTCGACTCGATCGACGACGAGAGCGTCGAGCTGGTTGTGACCTCGCCGCCGTACCCGATGATCGAGATGTGGGACGACCTGTTCGCCGAGCTGGACCCGGCGATCGGATCGGCACTCGACGAGGGGGACGGTCGGGAGGCGTTCGACCTGATGCACGACCAGCTCGGCCGGGTCTGGGACGAGGTCGAGCGCGTCCTCGTCGACGGCGGGATGGCCTGTATCAACGTGGGGGACGCGACGCGGTCGGTCGACGATCGGTTTCGCGTCTACCAGAACCACGCACGAGTCACCGCCGACTTCGAGTCGCGCGGCTTCGATCCCCTCCCGGACGTCCTCTGGCGGAAGCCGACGAACAGCGCCGCCAAGTTCATGGGCAGCGGAATGCTGGCGCCGAACGCCTACGTCACGCTCGAACACGAGTACGTACTCGTCTTCCGGAAAGGGGCGGAGTCGCGGTCGTTCGAACCCGGTGCCGACCGACGGTACGAAGCGGCGTACTTCTGGGAGGAACGCAACCGCTGGTTCACTGACCTCTGGACCGACCTGACGGGTGAACTGCAGACGCTTCCCGACGAGGGTGAGCGAGAGCGCTCCGCGGCGTTCCCGTTCGAACTGCCGTACCGGCTGTGCTGTATGTACAGCGTCTACGGCGACACGGTTCTCGATCCGTTCTGGGGGACGGGGACGACGAGTCTGGCGGCGATGTGCGCCGGTCGATCGTCGGTCGGTGTCGAGCTGGACGAGGGGTTACTCGACGTGTTCGCAGAGCGGGTCGCGTCGGTCCGGTCGATGGCCGCCGACGTCGGCCGACGCCGCCTCGATCGCCACCGCGAGTTCGTCTCGGAACGGCGAGCGAGCGGCGAGTCGCCCGCGTACGACGCACGGCACTACGATTTTCCGGTGACCACGAAACAGGAGCGCAACCTGCTCTTGTACGACGTCGAGTCCGTCGAACGAGCGACGACGCCCGCCGGCCGACGCTACCGACTGACACACGAACCCCTGTCGGAGGGATGA
- a CDS encoding MSCRAMM family adhesin SdrC, producing the protein MATEQRLPEVLVKEAIGAGLESPMRESILEAVEDAEGSRRGVSIPLVVGAGTVGAAMGYLLGSSETSSVEPAAESLPVETPDPVADTETNDDEGDGTGGSWLTRLLTLVAVAAAIAYLRRRRGSDDGWEPIDDVQSPTEEASSIVDTITDEGEHTSESTDTEEPSSTDDASDAGGDSETVDDSDGESTGETETGDADGDSDTDGADESSNAS; encoded by the coding sequence ATGGCCACCGAACAGCGCTTGCCGGAGGTGCTCGTAAAAGAGGCGATCGGGGCGGGTCTCGAGTCACCGATGCGTGAGTCGATTCTCGAAGCCGTCGAAGACGCGGAGGGGTCGCGACGAGGCGTCTCGATACCACTGGTCGTCGGCGCCGGGACAGTCGGCGCCGCGATGGGGTACCTGCTCGGATCGTCGGAGACGTCATCGGTCGAGCCAGCGGCCGAATCACTGCCGGTCGAGACGCCCGATCCCGTCGCCGACACGGAGACGAACGACGACGAGGGTGATGGAACGGGTGGATCCTGGCTCACCAGACTCCTGACGCTCGTCGCGGTTGCCGCGGCGATCGCGTATCTCCGCCGTCGACGCGGCTCCGACGACGGGTGGGAACCGATCGACGACGTGCAATCGCCGACGGAGGAGGCGTCGAGTATCGTGGACACGATCACCGACGAGGGTGAGCACACCTCGGAATCGACAGACACAGAGGAACCGTCCAGCACGGACGACGCGTCCGACGCGGGCGGCGACTCCGAGACGGTCGACGACTCCGATGGCGAGTCGACGGGGGAAACCGAGACGGGAGACGCCGACGGCGATTCGGACACTGACGGAGCCGACGAGTCGTCCAACGCCTCGTGA
- a CDS encoding A/G-specific adenine glycosylase encodes MSEETGRFVPEDAGRLREALIEWYESDHRSFPWRETDDAYAILVCEVMSQQTQLDRVVDAWRAFLDRWPTVESLDAADRAAVVGFWSDHSLGYNNRARYLHEAAAQVVDEFDGSFPESPGELQELMGVGPYTANAVASFAFDAGDAVVDTNVKRVLYRAFDVPDDDEAFERVAQRLMPDGESRVWNNAIMELGGVACEKRPRCDEAGCPWREWCYAYQNGDFTAPDVPTQPDFEGSRRQFRGRIVRLLGTHDELAIDALGHRIRVDYAPNGEHGREWLRDLLTDLSEDGLVAVDDDGDETTARLQT; translated from the coding sequence ATGAGCGAGGAGACGGGGCGGTTCGTACCCGAAGACGCTGGACGACTCAGGGAGGCGTTGATCGAGTGGTACGAGTCGGACCACCGCTCGTTTCCGTGGCGCGAGACCGACGACGCGTACGCGATTCTCGTGTGCGAAGTGATGAGCCAGCAGACGCAACTCGACCGCGTCGTCGACGCCTGGCGTGCGTTTCTCGATCGGTGGCCGACCGTCGAGTCGCTCGACGCGGCCGACCGCGCAGCGGTCGTCGGTTTCTGGAGCGATCACAGCCTCGGATACAACAACCGGGCCCGGTACCTCCACGAGGCGGCCGCACAGGTCGTCGACGAGTTCGACGGGTCGTTTCCCGAGTCACCGGGCGAACTGCAGGAACTCATGGGCGTCGGACCGTACACTGCCAACGCGGTGGCTAGTTTCGCGTTCGACGCGGGCGACGCCGTCGTCGACACCAACGTCAAGCGGGTCCTGTACCGCGCGTTCGACGTTCCGGACGACGACGAAGCGTTCGAGAGAGTCGCCCAGCGGCTCATGCCGGACGGCGAGTCCCGCGTCTGGAACAATGCGATCATGGAACTCGGCGGTGTCGCCTGCGAGAAGCGCCCACGGTGTGACGAGGCCGGCTGTCCGTGGCGCGAGTGGTGTTACGCCTACCAAAACGGCGACTTTACGGCACCCGACGTCCCGACACAACCCGATTTCGAGGGGAGCCGTCGACAGTTCCGCGGGCGGATCGTTCGGCTCCTCGGAACCCACGACGAGCTGGCCATCGACGCTCTCGGCCACCGCATTCGGGTGGACTACGCGCCGAACGGCGAGCACGGTCGTGAGTGGCTCAGGGACCTGCTGACAGATCTGTCCGAGGATGGACTGGTAGCGGTCGACGACGACGGTGACGAGACGACCGCTCGCCTGCAGACGTAG
- a CDS encoding aspartate aminotransferase family protein: MDRDAVEPSVESMPGSRAQQWADYHHQYSAPSTYVYDFVWDTSAPAIGPFCTDVDGNVLLDFTSHVAAAPLGYNNPTLQEKLAAFDLPDPTKIAGQDFYVSSDWPPEDSDRPGPTELMERLTDVTSHYDMDTVFLSNSGAEAVENAIKICYASGGHRGVTTEGAFHGRTLGALSLNRSKTVHRKGYPEIPGIMSIPYPSTDEAYDRRWRTDGPGGNVLADKLHPSQGVVDAAELAYVIVEPVQGEGGYRPAHPEFARDLQAIREEYDVAVIADEIQSGLGRTGEMWGVDHLDLTPDVITCAKGMRVGATVSRSDVFPEETGRISSTWGAGDLLSSFQGALTLDVIQEENLLENVQTRGRHLRESLVDAALPGVTDVRGPGLMIGVEFDGKDRRERVVEAALERGLLTLGCGHRTVRLLPPLDVTEREIDLAVDLFGSAVEDAASDVTTATTDGGH; this comes from the coding sequence ATGGACAGAGACGCGGTTGAGCCATCGGTCGAGTCGATGCCAGGAAGCCGGGCCCAGCAGTGGGCCGACTATCACCACCAGTATTCGGCACCGAGTACGTACGTCTACGACTTCGTGTGGGACACGTCAGCACCGGCGATCGGGCCGTTCTGTACCGACGTCGACGGAAACGTGCTCCTCGATTTCACCAGCCACGTCGCCGCCGCACCGCTCGGATACAACAACCCGACGTTGCAAGAGAAACTCGCCGCGTTCGACCTGCCAGATCCGACGAAGATCGCGGGCCAGGACTTCTACGTCAGTAGCGACTGGCCGCCGGAAGACAGCGACCGGCCGGGCCCGACGGAACTCATGGAGCGACTGACGGACGTCACGAGCCACTACGACATGGACACCGTCTTCCTCTCGAACTCCGGGGCGGAAGCTGTCGAGAACGCGATCAAGATCTGCTACGCGAGCGGCGGCCACCGCGGCGTCACGACCGAGGGGGCTTTCCACGGACGGACCCTCGGGGCACTCTCTCTCAACCGGTCGAAGACAGTTCACCGGAAGGGATACCCCGAGATCCCGGGCATCATGTCGATTCCCTACCCATCGACTGACGAAGCGTACGATCGTCGGTGGCGAACCGACGGGCCCGGAGGCAACGTCCTCGCGGACAAACTTCACCCCTCACAGGGCGTCGTCGACGCCGCCGAACTCGCGTACGTGATCGTCGAACCGGTCCAGGGTGAAGGGGGATACCGACCCGCCCACCCCGAGTTCGCACGCGACCTCCAGGCCATCCGCGAGGAGTACGACGTCGCCGTCATCGCCGACGAGATCCAGTCGGGGCTGGGTCGTACCGGTGAGATGTGGGGCGTCGACCACCTGGACCTCACGCCCGACGTGATTACCTGTGCGAAGGGAATGCGCGTCGGAGCAACCGTCTCACGGTCCGACGTCTTCCCCGAAGAGACGGGCCGAATCTCCTCGACGTGGGGTGCCGGCGACCTCCTCTCTTCGTTCCAGGGGGCGCTGACGCTCGACGTCATACAGGAGGAAAATCTGCTCGAGAACGTCCAAACGCGAGGCCGTCATCTCCGTGAATCGCTCGTCGACGCTGCCCTCCCGGGGGTCACGGACGTTCGTGGGCCGGGACTCATGATCGGCGTCGAGTTCGACGGAAAAGACCGTCGTGAGCGCGTCGTCGAGGCGGCGCTCGAACGCGGCCTGCTGACACTCGGGTGTGGGCACCGAACGGTTCGCCTGCTGCCGCCACTCGACGTCACCGAACGAGAGATCGACCTCGCGGTCGACCTGTTCGGATCGGCGGTCGAAGACGCGGCGAGCGACGTCACCACCGCGACGACCGACGGCGGCCACTGA
- a CDS encoding PadR family transcriptional regulator has translation MYDLTGFQRDLLYVIAGKEEPHGLAIKEELEAYYEKEIHHGRLYPNLDTLVDKGLVEKGQRDRRTNFYTLTRRGKRELDARKEWEAQYVPQ, from the coding sequence ATGTACGACCTGACCGGATTCCAGCGCGACCTGCTCTACGTCATTGCGGGGAAAGAAGAGCCCCACGGACTCGCGATCAAGGAAGAACTCGAAGCGTACTACGAGAAGGAGATCCACCACGGCCGCCTCTATCCGAACCTGGACACCCTCGTGGACAAGGGACTCGTCGAGAAGGGCCAGCGTGATCGACGGACGAACTTCTACACACTAACACGACGGGGCAAACGCGAACTCGACGCACGAAAAGAGTGGGAAGCGCAGTACGTCCCGCAGTGA